From one bacterium genomic stretch:
- a CDS encoding 5-(carboxyamino)imidazole ribonucleotide synthase, producing the protein MIAGRAAPQIAGSPLAQTTPLAPGGTIGIVGGGQLGRMLALDARRMGYGVAVLDPSAVAPAAALADTHVQAPFDDAEAVADLAACSDVVTFELEHVPLACALAAEALRPVRPSSQVLAACQHRIREKEFLREHGFPTAPWRQAGSAAEMEEAVGSLGLPCVVKIPFFGYDGRGQVRVASHDDLPAAAALGFERGPLVVERHIPFACEVAVVVARGMDGGRRVYPVVRTVHDDGILVEVAAPAQVPATVADRAAGIAESIATALDLVGVLAVEMFVMDRGEVLVNELAPRPHNSGHYTINACPTSQFEQHVRAICGLPLGDAGLLAPAAMVNLLGDREGPVRLVGVEEALAVAGISLHLYGKAEAWPRRKMGHVTALGEIAEEALDRARRAAAMLRWEPAPLRA; encoded by the coding sequence GTGATCGCAGGCAGGGCCGCTCCGCAGATAGCGGGTTCCCCGCTGGCGCAGACAACGCCGCTAGCCCCGGGTGGGACGATCGGCATCGTCGGCGGCGGCCAACTGGGCCGCATGTTGGCGCTGGATGCCCGGCGGATGGGCTACGGCGTGGCCGTTCTTGATCCATCCGCGGTGGCACCGGCCGCGGCGCTGGCCGATACGCACGTTCAGGCTCCGTTCGACGATGCAGAGGCGGTGGCCGATCTGGCTGCGTGCTCGGACGTGGTGACGTTCGAGCTCGAACACGTTCCACTGGCATGCGCGCTGGCCGCGGAAGCGCTGCGGCCGGTCCGGCCTTCGAGCCAGGTCCTGGCCGCCTGCCAGCACCGCATCCGGGAAAAGGAGTTCCTGCGGGAGCACGGGTTTCCTACGGCCCCCTGGCGCCAGGCCGGTTCCGCTGCCGAGATGGAGGAGGCGGTAGGCAGCCTGGGTCTGCCCTGTGTGGTGAAGATTCCCTTCTTTGGATACGATGGGCGCGGACAGGTGCGCGTCGCGTCGCACGACGATCTTCCGGCAGCCGCCGCGCTGGGGTTCGAGCGCGGGCCGCTGGTCGTGGAGCGGCACATCCCTTTCGCGTGCGAGGTCGCGGTCGTTGTCGCGCGCGGGATGGACGGCGGGCGGCGCGTCTACCCGGTCGTGCGCACGGTGCACGACGACGGAATCCTGGTGGAGGTGGCGGCGCCGGCGCAGGTTCCTGCCACTGTCGCCGACCGGGCAGCCGGCATCGCCGAGTCCATCGCCACGGCGCTCGATCTCGTCGGCGTCCTGGCGGTCGAGATGTTCGTGATGGATCGCGGCGAAGTTCTCGTGAACGAGCTGGCGCCGCGTCCCCACAACTCAGGCCACTACACGATCAACGCCTGTCCAACGTCGCAGTTCGAGCAGCACGTGCGTGCGATCTGCGGGTTGCCGCTGGGTGACGCGGGCCTGCTGGCGCCTGCTGCGATGGTTAACCTGCTGGGCGATCGCGAGGGTCCGGTCCGGCTGGTGGGGGTCGAGGAGGCTCTGGCCGTGGCCGGGATCTCGCTGCACCTCTACGGGAAGGCCGAGGCGTGGCCCCGGCGCAAGATGGGGCACGTCA
- the purE gene encoding 5-(carboxyamino)imidazole ribonucleotide mutase, producing the protein MTQAWGQGPLVGIIMGSTSDRPVLEAAVEILTEMEIPHEVKVVSAHRTPDWMFEYAAAAERRGIKVIIAGAGGAAHLPGMTAAKTVLPVIGVPVPSEHLRGLDSLLSIVQMPAGVPVGTMAIGRAGAANAALLAARILGLCDETIRERLRRRQEAQAAAVREADQA; encoded by the coding sequence ATGACACAGGCTTGGGGCCAGGGACCACTCGTTGGCATCATCATGGGCAGTACCTCTGACCGGCCGGTCCTTGAGGCCGCGGTCGAGATCCTGACCGAGATGGAGATACCGCACGAGGTCAAGGTGGTCTCCGCACACCGGACCCCCGACTGGATGTTCGAGTACGCGGCCGCCGCGGAGCGACGCGGCATCAAGGTGATTATTGCCGGCGCCGGTGGCGCCGCGCACCTGCCCGGCATGACCGCTGCCAAGACCGTGTTGCCGGTGATCGGCGTGCCGGTCCCCAGCGAGCACCTGAGAGGCCTCGACTCGCTGCTCTCGATCGTGCAGATGCCCGCCGGCGTGCCGGTGGGCACCATGGCGATCGGCCGTGCCGGCGCTGCGAACGCCGCGTTGCTGGCAGCGCGCATCCTGGGTCTTTGCGATGAGACGATCCGCGAGCGGCTGCGGCGCCGGCAAGAGGCGCAGGCTGCCGCGGTGCGGGAGGCCGATCAGGCGTGA
- the smpB gene encoding SsrA-binding protein SmpB, with protein MPEHSDEKLIATNRQARHEYHIEESVEAGLVLTGTEVKSLRSGRVTLGEAFARVERGEAWLLHLHIPPYDAGNIFNHDPLRPRKLLLHQREIRRLAEAAAQKGYTLVPLRLYFRRGRARVELALGRGKKLYDKREAIGQREAQRQAQRALKQSVEPRVRRRKGEGG; from the coding sequence GTGCCTGAGCACAGCGACGAGAAGCTGATTGCCACCAACCGCCAGGCTCGACACGAGTACCATATCGAGGAGTCGGTCGAGGCCGGCCTGGTGCTGACCGGTACCGAGGTCAAGTCACTGCGGAGTGGTCGCGTCACGTTGGGCGAAGCGTTTGCACGCGTGGAGCGCGGCGAGGCGTGGCTGCTCCACCTGCACATCCCGCCCTACGACGCCGGTAACATCTTCAACCACGACCCGCTGCGGCCGCGCAAGCTGCTGCTCCACCAGCGCGAGATCCGGCGCCTGGCAGAGGCGGCCGCGCAGAAGGGCTACACGCTCGTGCCGCTGCGCCTGTACTTCCGTCGGGGCAGGGCCAGGGTCGAGCTGGCGCTGGGACGCGGCAAGAAGCTCTACGACAAGCGCGAGGCGATCGGGCAGAGGGAGGCACAGCGCCAGGCGCAGCGCGCCTTGAAGCAGTCGGTCGAGCCGCGCGTGCGCAGGAGAAAGGGAGAGGGCGGATGA
- a CDS encoding DUF4962 domain-containing protein, with protein MRTTRTASLAVLLLAFALPAGGGPAPAALDRPPGEFELPYSPADGAVVSITPPAFVWIPVARGARYALQVGPAPDPATSGGRTVRGITMASHALREALAPGRWAWRYGVESSDGTVSWSRVRAFTVAVDARAWPYPGVDAMVGRVPRGRPRLFVRAEEVAAYRGRARDGDLRGLAAPIVRAAERDLGGPLPPEPDFLPRTQPDRGRVFAEIIRGTRPAMDAMERVALAYLLTGDARFADEARRRLRHFFSWDPLGPTELAHNDEPAMWMMMRGVRAYDWIHDRVPPEEREAIERVMRVRAEQMHQVLRRRPFESNPYESHAGRIIGFLGEAALAFIHEWPEARDWLDYVATGYWTSYPAWGGDDGGWAEGPAYWGSYMNFMLHFAVALRTAAGADIMGKPFFANTPHYAVYTAPPYHRLAPFGDGQHSRVELGSLMYWFSSVLRDPVARWYADARRRGPSSDILGVVLADATLAGRPPTALPQSRVFPSVGLVAMHSALGDPDNDIYLLLRSSPYGSHSHGHSNQNAFTVEAYGEALAIASGYYPWYASPHHDLWTRETRASNAITINGGQGQGKRSIRARGRIEAFATGGGYDYASGDATPAYEGRLLRAVRRIVHVRPGVFVVYDEVAAPQPVTWEWWLHALSRMEVDEGAAEVRVREGRAGMVVRFLDPGGLAFAQTDRFTVPPEDGRPNQWHLTSSTRSAHTATVFLTVLMPHRAAETSGLPRITKVEGEGALGVALAWPDGRRDLVGFRRPGRSEAVRIEGIEADAAVFAVGTAPGGVLRRWLVGQGRRLSLGDRDLAPGGPERTATWP; from the coding sequence GTGAGGACCACCAGGACCGCATCCCTGGCTGTCCTGCTGCTGGCCTTCGCGCTTCCCGCAGGTGGGGGGCCGGCTCCTGCCGCCCTCGACCGGCCCCCGGGTGAGTTCGAACTGCCGTATTCGCCTGCCGACGGCGCGGTGGTCTCCATCACACCGCCGGCCTTCGTTTGGATTCCGGTTGCACGGGGCGCGCGGTACGCGCTGCAGGTGGGGCCGGCTCCGGATCCTGCAACGTCTGGAGGCCGAACGGTCCGAGGGATTACGATGGCCTCGCACGCGCTGCGCGAGGCGCTCGCTCCCGGACGCTGGGCATGGAGGTACGGCGTCGAGTCCTCCGATGGCACCGTCTCCTGGAGCCGCGTGCGGGCTTTCACGGTAGCTGTGGACGCGCGCGCCTGGCCCTATCCCGGTGTGGACGCCATGGTCGGTCGGGTACCCAGAGGGCGACCGCGTCTGTTCGTGCGCGCCGAGGAGGTGGCCGCCTACCGCGGCCGCGCGCGGGACGGCGACCTCCGCGGTCTGGCGGCGCCCATCGTGCGCGCTGCCGAGCGCGACCTGGGCGGGCCGCTGCCTCCGGAACCCGATTTCCTGCCGCGCACCCAGCCCGACCGCGGCCGCGTCTTCGCCGAGATCATCCGGGGCACGCGGCCGGCGATGGACGCGATGGAGCGGGTTGCGCTGGCCTACCTGCTGACCGGCGATGCGCGCTTCGCCGATGAGGCGCGGCGCCGCCTGCGGCACTTCTTCTCCTGGGACCCGCTGGGACCGACCGAGCTGGCGCACAACGACGAGCCGGCGATGTGGATGATGATGCGCGGGGTGCGGGCCTACGACTGGATCCACGACCGCGTCCCGCCCGAGGAGCGCGAGGCGATTGAGCGCGTGATGCGGGTGCGCGCCGAGCAGATGCACCAGGTGTTGCGACGCCGACCGTTCGAGAGTAACCCCTACGAAAGTCACGCCGGCCGGATCATCGGGTTCCTGGGCGAGGCCGCGCTTGCGTTTATCCACGAGTGGCCTGAGGCGCGCGACTGGCTGGACTACGTGGCTACCGGCTACTGGACTTCCTATCCGGCATGGGGCGGTGACGACGGCGGTTGGGCCGAGGGCCCGGCGTACTGGGGTTCGTACATGAACTTCATGCTGCACTTCGCTGTGGCGCTGCGGACCGCCGCGGGCGCGGACATCATGGGCAAGCCGTTCTTCGCCAACACACCGCACTACGCCGTGTACACCGCGCCGCCCTATCACCGCTTGGCACCGTTCGGAGACGGCCAGCACAGCCGGGTCGAGCTGGGCAGTCTCATGTACTGGTTCTCGTCGGTGCTGCGTGACCCGGTGGCGCGCTGGTATGCGGACGCGCGCCGGCGCGGGCCCAGCTCAGACATTCTGGGGGTCGTCCTGGCGGACGCGACCCTGGCAGGACGGCCTCCGACCGCGCTGCCCCAGAGCCGGGTCTTTCCGTCGGTGGGCCTGGTCGCCATGCACAGCGCGTTGGGCGATCCGGACAACGACATCTATCTGTTGTTGCGCAGCAGTCCCTACGGCTCGCACAGCCACGGACACTCCAACCAGAACGCGTTCACGGTTGAGGCCTACGGCGAAGCCCTGGCCATCGCGTCGGGATACTACCCCTGGTACGCCTCGCCGCACCACGACCTGTGGACGCGCGAAACCCGGGCCTCGAACGCGATTACGATCAACGGCGGGCAGGGACAGGGCAAACGCAGCATCCGGGCGCGCGGGAGGATCGAGGCGTTTGCCACCGGCGGCGGTTATGACTACGCTTCTGGTGACGCCACGCCTGCCTACGAAGGACGGCTGCTGCGCGCGGTGCGCCGAATCGTGCACGTGCGTCCGGGTGTGTTCGTCGTCTACGACGAGGTTGCCGCGCCCCAGCCGGTCACCTGGGAGTGGTGGCTGCACGCTCTCTCACGGATGGAGGTGGATGAGGGCGCTGCCGAGGTCCGTGTGCGCGAGGGGAGGGCAGGAATGGTCGTACGCTTCCTCGATCCAGGCGGCCTTGCGTTCGCGCAGACCGACCGCTTCACCGTGCCGCCGGAGGACGGGCGGCCCAACCAGTGGCACCTGACCTCCTCGACGCGGTCGGCGCACACCGCCACGGTCTTTCTCACGGTGCTCATGCCGCACCGGGCCGCGGAGACCTCGGGCCTGCCTCGCATCACCAAGGTAGAAGGAGAGGGCGCGCTGGGCGTCGCCCTGGCCTGGCCGGACGGCCGGCGCGACCTCGTGGGCTTCCGCAGGCCGGGCCGCTCCGAGGCAGTCAGGATTGAGGGGATCGAGGCCGACGCCGCGGTGTTCGCGGTGGGCACGGCACCAGGAGGCGTCCTGCGGCGCTGGCTGGTTGGGCAGGGGCGGCGCCTGTCGCTGGGTGACAGGGATCTGGCGCCCGGGGGCCCGGAACGCACGGCCACCTGGCCCTGA
- a CDS encoding GNAT family N-acetyltransferase codes for MHLAVRPATIEDGTTLVRVLDAAYAGGYSATFDRDGPLQPNDLWWARSEKDISVIEVNRDPSGLLVVGRSGGQWLAEEILLDGFSGYPARTQEALLGRISTHLTALFQRAGQNAMLLRVADTSPFGLLLVRSLHAVFTNALLVYRYRGPKRPGIGSPQGYEVRRWMPADAREVGRLVREVTPDRSRIDEVERALRAKDGKGHVACRDGLAVGVATVEMRQGRHDWFVGVRETHRRRGLGRALAHAVIGAMAARGTPPYATVWALDPIAGPFLRALGFVVERTYLYVEKPL; via the coding sequence ATGCACCTGGCCGTCCGGCCGGCGACGATCGAGGACGGCACCACGCTCGTCCGCGTGCTGGACGCGGCGTACGCCGGCGGCTACTCGGCCACGTTCGACCGCGACGGTCCGCTGCAGCCCAACGATCTGTGGTGGGCCCGGTCGGAGAAGGACATCAGCGTGATCGAGGTCAACCGAGATCCCTCCGGGCTGCTGGTGGTCGGCCGCAGCGGCGGCCAGTGGCTTGCTGAGGAGATCTTGCTGGACGGGTTCTCCGGGTACCCGGCCCGGACGCAGGAGGCGCTTCTGGGCCGGATCAGCACCCACCTGACGGCCCTGTTCCAGCGCGCGGGCCAGAACGCGATGCTCCTGCGCGTGGCCGATACGAGCCCGTTCGGCCTCCTCCTGGTTCGGAGCCTGCACGCGGTTTTCACCAACGCCCTGCTGGTCTATCGGTATCGCGGCCCCAAGCGCCCCGGTATCGGCTCTCCACAGGGTTACGAGGTCCGCCGATGGATGCCCGCCGACGCGCGCGAGGTCGGCCGGCTGGTGCGCGAGGTAACGCCTGACCGCAGCCGCATTGACGAGGTCGAGCGGGCGCTGCGGGCCAAGGACGGGAAGGGCCACGTGGCGTGCAGGGATGGCCTGGCCGTTGGTGTTGCCACGGTCGAGATGCGTCAGGGCCGGCATGATTGGTTCGTCGGCGTGCGCGAGACGCACCGGCGCCGCGGGCTGGGGCGCGCGCTCGCGCACGCGGTCATCGGCGCGATGGCGGCGCGCGGGACGCCGCCGTACGCGACCGTTTGGGCACTCGACCCCATAGCCGGGCCGTTCCTGCGCGCTCTTGGATTCGTCGTAGAGCGGACGTATCTCTATGTGGAGAAGCCGCTTTAG
- the rsfS gene encoding ribosome silencing factor, with protein sequence MARPRPRGKAPGGKAPAPESLPKALLAAETAEAKRAEDVLVLDLRQQTLVTDYFVLCTATSRVQIRAVADAIAEALKGNQTRGVREGAETGQWILLDYGDVVVHVFGPETRAFYRLERLWADAPVVDR encoded by the coding sequence GTGGCTAGGCCCCGCCCGCGCGGAAAGGCGCCCGGCGGCAAGGCGCCCGCTCCGGAGTCGCTGCCCAAGGCGCTGCTGGCCGCGGAGACGGCAGAGGCGAAGCGTGCCGAGGACGTGCTCGTCCTCGACCTGCGCCAGCAGACCCTCGTGACCGACTACTTCGTATTGTGCACCGCGACCAGCCGCGTGCAGATCCGTGCCGTGGCAGACGCAATTGCCGAGGCCCTCAAGGGCAACCAGACCCGTGGCGTGCGCGAGGGTGCCGAGACCGGGCAGTGGATCCTGCTCGACTACGGCGACGTTGTAGTCCATGTCTTCGGTCCCGAGACCCGGGCCTTCTACAGGCTCGAACGGCTCTGGGCCGATGCGCCGGTCGTGGACCGGTAG
- the nadD gene encoding nicotinate-nucleotide adenylyltransferase: MTRVGVMGGTFDPIHHGHLVTAEEARVQFNLDGVIFVPSGQPPHKDPADVTPAEHRYLMAFLATVSNPHLSVSRLEIDRSGPSYTIDTIRQLAEEFAGAELFHVTGADAIMQIMRGEWERSPELLGLCEFIAATRPGFVLDLDVLRRDNCTGRPLVNVHAMAIPALAISSTEIRARVRTMRPIKYLVPEAVEAYIVKHGLYKEDPARPEPSGG, encoded by the coding sequence GTGACCAGGGTCGGCGTCATGGGCGGGACCTTTGACCCGATTCACCACGGGCATCTGGTCACCGCCGAGGAGGCCCGGGTCCAGTTCAATCTCGACGGCGTCATCTTCGTCCCCAGCGGACAGCCGCCCCACAAGGATCCTGCCGACGTCACTCCCGCCGAACACCGGTACCTTATGGCTTTTCTGGCCACGGTTTCCAACCCGCACCTTAGCGTGTCGCGGTTGGAGATCGACCGCTCCGGTCCATCGTACACGATTGACACGATCCGTCAGCTGGCGGAGGAGTTCGCCGGCGCGGAGCTGTTCCACGTTACCGGCGCCGACGCCATCATGCAGATCATGCGCGGAGAGTGGGAGCGGTCACCCGAGCTGCTCGGTCTGTGCGAGTTCATCGCTGCCACCCGGCCCGGGTTCGTCTTGGATCTCGATGTGCTTAGGCGTGACAACTGCACGGGGAGGCCCCTGGTGAATGTTCACGCGATGGCCATTCCGGCACTGGCGATCTCGTCCACGGAAATCCGCGCCCGCGTGCGCACTATGCGGCCCATCAAGTACCTGGTACCCGAGGCGGTCGAGGCCTACATCGTCAAGCACGGCCTCTACAAAGAAGATCCGGCGCGTCCGGAGCCATCAGGTGGCTAG
- the obgE gene encoding GTPase ObgE: MFIDQAKVYVKAGDGGNGCLSFRREKFIPKGGPDGGDGGDGGSVIFVTDPGLLTLVDFRYRRHLRARRGAHGEGAKRSGRRGADLVVSVPVGTIVRDATTGEVIADLAEEGRRATIAVGGRGGRGNARFATATHRTPRRADPGQPGGELQIEMELRLLADVGLVGLPNAGKSTLLRRISAARPKVGDYPFTTTEPTLGVVEIERGVSFVVADLPGLIEGAHLGAGLGHAFLRHTARTRVLIHLVDASSPEDPVEGFGAIRRELGLYDPRLLERPVIVALNKMDLPEARARSADLLARFSALGMLALPTSGATGEGLEALIRAAYGALGLGLDQEETSAGGKKSTSVRAKDRSQGGREATA; this comes from the coding sequence ATGTTCATTGATCAGGCGAAGGTCTACGTCAAGGCCGGTGATGGGGGCAACGGCTGTCTCAGCTTCCGCCGGGAGAAGTTCATACCCAAGGGCGGGCCGGATGGCGGGGACGGCGGGGACGGCGGCAGCGTGATCTTCGTGACCGACCCCGGACTCCTGACGCTCGTGGACTTCCGCTATCGCCGGCACCTGCGCGCCCGTCGAGGCGCCCATGGGGAGGGCGCGAAGCGCTCGGGCCGCCGCGGCGCGGATCTGGTCGTTTCCGTGCCCGTGGGAACGATCGTGCGCGATGCCACAACCGGAGAGGTGATCGCCGATCTGGCCGAGGAGGGCCGGCGCGCCACGATCGCCGTCGGCGGCCGGGGCGGCCGGGGCAACGCGCGATTCGCCACTGCCACGCACCGGACGCCTCGGCGCGCCGATCCAGGGCAGCCCGGTGGGGAACTGCAGATTGAGATGGAGCTGCGGCTCCTGGCCGACGTCGGCCTGGTGGGTTTGCCCAACGCTGGCAAGTCCACGCTACTCCGCCGCATCTCGGCCGCGCGGCCCAAGGTGGGCGACTACCCCTTCACGACCACAGAGCCGACGCTGGGCGTGGTTGAGATCGAGCGTGGAGTGAGCTTCGTGGTCGCCGATCTGCCCGGGCTGATCGAAGGCGCCCACTTGGGTGCCGGGTTGGGGCACGCGTTCCTGCGGCACACCGCCCGGACGCGCGTGCTGATTCACCTGGTGGACGCCAGCAGTCCCGAAGACCCGGTCGAGGGTTTCGGCGCCATCCGCAGGGAACTCGGGCTGTACGATCCACGCCTGCTTGAGCGTCCTGTAATTGTGGCCCTCAACAAGATGGACCTGCCCGAGGCCAGGGCGCGCTCGGCGGACCTGCTGGCCCGGTTTTCCGCGTTGGGGATGCTGGCTCTGCCGACCTCCGGCGCCACCGGAGAAGGGCTGGAGGCGTTGATACGCGCGGCCTACGGCGCGCTGGGCCTAGGCCTCGACCAGGAGGAGACCTCCGCGGGCGGGAAGAAGTCAACCTCCGTGCGGGCCAAGGACCGCAGCCAAGGCGGGCGCGAGGCGACGGCGTGA
- the rpmA gene encoding 50S ribosomal protein L27, whose translation MASKKGVGSSRNGRDSNSKRLGVKRFSGQAVSAGSVLIRQRGTKVFAGNNVGRGRDFTLFSLVDGVVAFERRGRDSRQVSVYPVAVAV comes from the coding sequence ATGGCATCCAAGAAAGGCGTTGGCAGCAGCCGGAACGGCCGCGACTCCAATAGTAAGCGCCTGGGCGTCAAGCGCTTCTCGGGTCAGGCCGTGAGCGCGGGCAGCGTCCTGATCCGCCAGCGGGGTACGAAGGTATTTGCCGGCAACAACGTCGGCCGAGGCCGCGACTTCACGCTGTTCTCGCTCGTGGACGGCGTCGTGGCTTTCGAGCGCCGCGGCCGGGACAGCCGGCAGGTCAGCGTCTACCCGGTTGCAGTTGCGGTCTAG
- the rplU gene encoding 50S ribosomal protein L21, producing the protein MYAVIDSGGKQVTVREGDLVRVERIAGSPGDQVTLDRVLLIGDGETRVGTPTVEGASVQARVVRQARAQKIIVMKYKAKAHYRRKTGHRQNFTELRIERIAAPAG; encoded by the coding sequence GTGTACGCGGTTATTGATTCTGGAGGCAAGCAGGTCACGGTCCGCGAGGGCGATCTGGTGCGCGTCGAGCGCATAGCCGGCTCGCCGGGCGACCAGGTAACCCTGGACCGGGTGCTGCTCATTGGTGACGGCGAGACGCGGGTGGGTACGCCGACGGTTGAAGGCGCTTCGGTGCAGGCACGCGTCGTGCGGCAGGCCCGGGCGCAAAAAATCATCGTGATGAAGTACAAGGCCAAGGCGCACTACCGCCGGAAGACCGGCCACAGGCAGAATTTCACCGAGTTGCGCATCGAGCGCATAGCCGCGCCGGCTGGCTAG
- a CDS encoding Rne/Rng family ribonuclease: MEREIIASIEAGETRVAVLEDGTLVNLFVERSEPVAGNIYKGRVTNVLPGMDAAFVDIGLDRNAFLHVADIRSQRLDGEEGEEIEESFGRGAIAERLRSGQEILVQVTKEPMGSKGARVTTYVALPAHYLVLMPTVNYVGVSRRITSEAERKRLRQIAERVRPEKVGIIVRTAAEGVEEKVLSDDVAFLRQMWNRVLERARAGKAPAPVYQDLRLIRRVVRDLFTEDVDRFVVDSPEEYGRIADLLSSFAPQLRSRLVLHRDVEPIFERRGIEREIDRALRRRVWLKSGGYVVIDRTEALTVIDVNTGKYVGKTDLTTTILRTNLEAVGEVMRQITLRDIGGIILVDFIDMEKADHRQRVLDALEEAVKHDRSKAHVIDLTGLGLVEITRKRVYQDLDEIMRTPCPYCEGRGRVLSPETMAVRVRREARRLVRGTKAPAVLIEVHPQVAGALLRDGADWVRSLEEASGRRVRFRGREGLHLERLNVAEGESLKELEAVSTEGGKRVQFWMDRGPDEVLSLAEPDPDYELALALAEEPRQGAGRKGVVARVLGLLRGRREQAN, translated from the coding sequence ATGGAAAGAGAGATAATCGCCAGCATCGAGGCAGGCGAGACGCGCGTGGCCGTCTTGGAAGACGGCACGCTCGTCAACCTGTTTGTTGAGCGGTCAGAGCCCGTGGCCGGCAACATCTACAAGGGCCGGGTCACCAACGTCCTGCCGGGGATGGACGCAGCGTTCGTGGACATCGGCCTTGATCGCAACGCCTTCCTTCACGTGGCCGACATCCGATCGCAGCGGCTCGACGGTGAGGAGGGTGAGGAGATCGAGGAGTCGTTCGGCCGCGGTGCGATCGCCGAGCGGCTGCGCTCCGGCCAGGAGATCCTGGTTCAGGTCACCAAGGAGCCGATGGGGTCGAAAGGCGCGCGGGTTACGACCTACGTGGCCCTGCCGGCCCACTATCTGGTGCTGATGCCGACCGTCAACTACGTGGGGGTGAGCCGCCGCATCACCAGCGAGGCCGAGCGCAAGCGGCTGCGCCAGATCGCCGAACGGGTTCGGCCCGAGAAGGTGGGCATCATCGTGCGCACCGCCGCCGAGGGAGTCGAAGAGAAGGTCCTCTCCGACGACGTGGCGTTCCTCCGGCAGATGTGGAACCGGGTGCTTGAACGCGCGCGCGCCGGCAAGGCGCCGGCGCCCGTCTACCAGGACCTGCGCCTGATCCGGCGCGTCGTGCGCGACCTGTTCACCGAGGACGTGGATCGGTTCGTGGTGGACTCGCCGGAGGAGTACGGACGGATCGCGGACCTGCTTTCCTCGTTTGCCCCGCAGCTCCGATCCCGGCTTGTGCTCCACCGCGACGTTGAGCCGATCTTCGAGCGCCGAGGGATCGAGCGCGAGATAGACCGCGCGCTGCGCCGGCGGGTCTGGCTGAAGTCGGGCGGGTACGTGGTGATAGACCGGACCGAGGCGTTGACCGTCATTGACGTCAACACCGGCAAGTACGTCGGGAAGACCGACCTGACCACCACGATACTGCGCACGAACCTCGAGGCCGTCGGCGAGGTCATGCGCCAGATCACGCTTCGGGACATCGGCGGCATCATACTGGTGGACTTCATTGACATGGAAAAGGCGGATCACCGCCAGCGGGTCCTCGACGCGCTGGAGGAGGCCGTGAAACATGACCGGTCCAAGGCCCACGTGATTGACCTCACCGGCCTGGGCCTGGTTGAGATCACCCGCAAGCGCGTCTACCAGGACCTGGACGAGATCATGCGGACTCCGTGCCCGTACTGCGAGGGCCGCGGCCGGGTGCTCTCTCCGGAGACGATGGCGGTCCGAGTGCGGCGCGAGGCACGCAGGCTGGTCCGCGGCACGAAGGCACCCGCGGTGCTCATCGAGGTGCACCCACAGGTGGCCGGCGCGTTGCTGCGGGACGGCGCCGACTGGGTGCGATCGCTGGAGGAGGCCTCGGGCAGGCGCGTGCGCTTCCGCGGCAGAGAGGGACTGCACCTGGAGCGCCTGAACGTTGCCGAGGGCGAGAGTTTGAAGGAGCTGGAGGCGGTTTCTACTGAGGGCGGCAAGCGGGTTCAGTTCTGGATGGACCGGGGCCCCGACGAGGTTCTCTCGCTGGCGGAGCCGGACCCGGATTACGAGTTGGCCCTGGCGCTGGCCGAGGAGCCACGGCAGGGGGCCGGCCGAAAGGGAGTCGTCGCGCGGGTGCTGGGGTTGCTGCGGGGAAGGCGCGAGCAAGCGAATTGA